A portion of the Bacteroides faecium genome contains these proteins:
- a CDS encoding SusD/RagB family nutrient-binding outer membrane lipoprotein, which yields MKRIKWNFLIVSFFCLCSCADLTELNENPTKATGISSHLLIPTIQLTHSQYLQSTLRYMIFPGAFVNHWIGGWSMQEYGGKCKKRVDYMERLWTIYYPEIIKTAVALIDQTADNPEETNLNAIGRILKVEAFLKLTDYYGDIPYFEAGKVYQENIVKPKYDKQEDIYMDFLKELREASAQLTPTAIAPQNDLYFNGDIEKWRRFANSLWLRISMRLLKVNPTLAQQEAKAAYEAGVMNSNQDICYVEHESSRLEEGPGNGFANQLLEDPQHSNYRMTTELLDALTSVNDPRTVYIGGAYTDGDRVDITTQVYEKLGAYQGVPAQDFIYNAWSAALTLTVDGKEVSVTHNYQKMQPSKLLTNPGSPYIHLSYAETEFYLAEAAVRQWNVSSESAKEHYKKGLKAAIKQWELFGATLPTDAQINTFVDKQAVLLDAGTTGALEEINKQLWILYILDPIEAWSNIRRTEMPSKYVMFKNLAPTENESNGKRPARMMYPIEEQTKNKANLEAALERIGGTDDWTKRMWWDK from the coding sequence ATGAAAAGAATAAAATGGAATTTCCTAATTGTCAGCTTCTTCTGCCTGTGCAGTTGCGCCGACCTCACAGAGTTGAATGAAAATCCGACGAAGGCAACCGGCATCTCTTCTCATTTGCTGATACCTACTATACAATTGACTCATTCACAATACCTGCAGAGTACTCTCCGCTATATGATTTTTCCGGGAGCGTTTGTCAACCACTGGATTGGCGGCTGGAGTATGCAGGAATATGGTGGCAAGTGTAAGAAACGTGTCGACTACATGGAACGTCTTTGGACAATCTACTATCCGGAAATTATCAAGACAGCCGTCGCCCTGATAGACCAGACCGCCGACAACCCGGAAGAAACCAACCTGAATGCCATCGGCCGTATCCTGAAAGTGGAAGCTTTCCTGAAACTGACCGATTATTACGGTGATATTCCTTACTTTGAAGCAGGTAAAGTCTATCAGGAAAATATTGTAAAGCCGAAGTATGACAAACAGGAAGATATCTACATGGATTTTCTGAAAGAACTGCGAGAGGCTTCCGCCCAACTGACCCCGACAGCCATAGCGCCTCAGAATGACCTTTATTTCAACGGCGACATAGAAAAGTGGAGACGTTTTGCCAATTCTCTGTGGCTGCGTATCTCCATGCGGCTTCTGAAAGTAAACCCGACACTCGCACAGCAGGAAGCCAAGGCTGCCTATGAAGCGGGAGTAATGAACTCCAACCAGGACATTTGTTATGTGGAGCATGAATCCAGCAGACTGGAAGAAGGACCCGGCAACGGATTCGCCAACCAATTGCTGGAAGACCCGCAACACAGTAATTACCGCATGACCACCGAACTGCTGGATGCGCTGACTTCCGTCAACGACCCGCGTACCGTATATATAGGAGGCGCATATACCGATGGCGACCGCGTAGATATAACCACGCAGGTGTATGAAAAGTTGGGAGCCTATCAGGGAGTTCCCGCACAGGACTTTATTTATAATGCATGGTCGGCGGCATTAACGCTCACGGTTGACGGAAAAGAAGTAAGCGTCACTCATAATTATCAAAAGATGCAGCCTTCCAAACTATTGACTAATCCGGGTTCTCCATATATTCATCTCAGCTATGCGGAAACCGAATTTTATTTGGCCGAAGCGGCTGTCCGCCAGTGGAACGTATCCTCTGAAAGTGCCAAAGAGCACTATAAGAAGGGCTTGAAAGCGGCAATCAAACAATGGGAACTGTTCGGAGCCACTCTGCCAACAGACGCACAAATCAATACGTTTGTAGATAAACAGGCTGTATTGCTGGATGCCGGGACTACCGGAGCATTAGAGGAAATAAACAAGCAATTATGGATACTCTATATCCTCGACCCGATTGAAGCATGGTCTAACATCCGCCGCACTGAAATGCCGAGCAAATATGTCATGTTCAAGAACCTCGCCCCTACGGAGAATGAGTCTAACGGAAAACGTCCTGCCCGCATGATGTATCCGATAGAAGAACAGACCAAAAACAAGGCTAATCTAGAAGCAGCCCTCGAACGCATCGGTGGTACGGACGACTGGACAAAACGTATGTGGTGGGACAAATAA